A window of the Lactobacillus gasseri ATCC 33323 = JCM 1131 genome harbors these coding sequences:
- a CDS encoding type II toxin-antitoxin system YafQ family toxin has translation MAQINYTPQFKRDYKKLKRKHYDLNKLKNVIQLLIDEKFKILVDKYDDHQLKGSLRSLRALHVEHNKAGNWILVYKIHSGNLELLTIDLVSTGSHDHTYRT, from the coding sequence ATGGCTCAAATTAACTACACTCCTCAATTTAAGCGAGATTATAAGAAGCTTAAAAGAAAACATTATGATTTGAATAAATTAAAAAATGTCATTCAATTACTTATTGACGAAAAATTTAAAATTCTTGTTGATAAATATGATGACCATCAACTAAAAGGTTCTTTAAGGTCACTACGTGCATTACATGTTGAGCATAATAAAGCTGGTAATTGGATTTTAGTTTATAAAATTCATAGCGGCAATTTAGAACTGTTAACCATCGACTTGGTTTCTACTGGTTCCCACGATCATACTTATAGAACATAA
- a CDS encoding MazG-like family protein, with protein MIIDTKKLQKAVIENKKKHNFNTTDVKFEILLLYGEVNELFQAWLKEDQENINEELADVAIFLLGISEMLGSDLGEDIVKKMAINAKRKYVHGKKIITDD; from the coding sequence ATGATTATAGATACGAAAAAATTACAAAAAGCCGTTATTGAAAATAAGAAAAAACATAATTTTAATACTACTGATGTTAAGTTTGAAATTCTTTTGTTGTATGGCGAAGTAAATGAACTGTTTCAAGCTTGGCTTAAAGAGGACCAAGAAAATATCAATGAAGAATTAGCAGATGTAGCCATTTTTCTATTAGGAATATCTGAAATGCTTGGTAGTGATCTTGGTGAAGATATTGTTAAGAAAATGGCGATTAATGCGAAAAGAAAATATGTGCATGGAAAGAAGATAATTACTGATGACTAA
- a CDS encoding DUF6176 family protein, translating into MTKVELTRFRIRKGKEAKAQEWMDFLNEHHTDTVATMTGEKMYVESVFKEKNPDGYTYFYWYSVQGEGGNAVEESESYIDKKHTEYWDECIDTEYKPVDMELEESLIAPAFEKAIEKDA; encoded by the coding sequence ATGACTAAAGTAGAACTTACTCGTTTTAGAATTAGAAAGGGAAAAGAAGCTAAAGCGCAAGAATGGATGGACTTTCTAAATGAACATCACACTGATACTGTAGCTACAATGACTGGTGAAAAAATGTACGTGGAAAGCGTCTTTAAAGAGAAAAATCCAGATGGATATACCTATTTTTACTGGTATTCAGTTCAAGGAGAAGGCGGAAATGCCGTTGAAGAATCAGAAAGCTATATTGATAAGAAACATACTGAATATTGGGACGAATGCATTGATACGGAATATAAGCCAGTTGATATGGAGTTAGAAGAAAGTTTGATTGCACCGGCTTTTGAGAAGGCAATTGAAAAGGATGCGTAA
- a CDS encoding type II toxin-antitoxin system RelB/DinJ family antitoxin has protein sequence MTTTVSLRLPEDLKKQATDVFNEYGLDWSSAMRMILTQVVSENAIPVNLHRYSEISPSMKSNIDRSLQEYKAGNYKTTNSVKELFEELDKD, from the coding sequence ATGACAACTACCGTAAGTTTAAGATTACCAGAAGATTTAAAGAAACAAGCAACAGATGTATTCAACGAATACGGTCTCGATTGGTCATCTGCAATGCGAATGATCTTAACTCAAGTCGTAAGTGAAAATGCAATTCCTGTTAATTTACATAGATATTCTGAAATTTCTCCTTCGATGAAATCAAATATTGATAGGTCACTTCAAGAATACAAAGCAGGAAATTATAAAACCACAAACTCAGTAAAAGAGCTATTTGAGGAGTTAGATAAAGACTAA
- a CDS encoding Fic family protein, with protein MQIYTKLTDLRDKMNTFRPLSKEEVESIEKDKKYDHIWSSNAIEGSSLSKYETAALLETGLTVHGKPFADHLAALDLSRAYDYVQELAIGKLPLDEIAIRDINRLVTYSDNPTKRAEAGQYRQIKVWPNGVPEVHYADPSDIPNDMQKLIQWYQEVEGKEHPVKVAAMLHLKFVTIHPFRDGNSRTARLLMNFELVKHGYLIINIQPDKISRNAYMEALKQAQIKDNYESFIELVADYEQDELDKRIDLLTRIEKERKFAQSQTRLDKFDK; from the coding sequence ATGCAAATTTATACTAAATTAACTGATCTTCGTGATAAAATGAATACCTTTCGTCCCTTATCCAAAGAAGAAGTAGAAAGTATTGAAAAAGATAAAAAATATGATCATATTTGGTCATCAAATGCTATTGAAGGAAGTTCTTTATCCAAGTATGAAACTGCTGCTTTATTAGAAACTGGTTTAACAGTACATGGGAAACCGTTCGCAGATCATTTGGCAGCACTTGATTTGAGTAGAGCTTACGATTATGTTCAAGAATTAGCAATTGGAAAATTGCCTCTTGATGAAATTGCTATTCGTGATATTAATCGCCTAGTAACTTATTCTGATAATCCTACTAAACGAGCAGAGGCTGGTCAGTATCGTCAAATTAAAGTATGGCCTAATGGCGTACCAGAAGTACATTATGCGGATCCAAGTGATATTCCTAATGACATGCAAAAACTAATTCAGTGGTATCAAGAAGTAGAGGGAAAAGAGCACCCAGTTAAAGTGGCTGCTATGCTTCATTTGAAGTTTGTTACTATTCATCCCTTTAGAGATGGAAATAGTCGAACTGCACGACTTTTAATGAATTTTGAATTAGTAAAGCATGGTTATTTGATAATTAATATTCAACCAGATAAGATTAGTCGAAATGCTTATATGGAAGCTTTAAAACAAGCACAAATTAAGGATAATTATGAGTCATTTATTGAATTAGTGGCTGATTATGAGCAAGATGAATTAGATAAGCGAATAGATTTGTTAACTAGGATTGAAAAAGAAAGAAAATTCGCACAAAGTCAAACTAGATTGGATAAGTTTGATAAGTAA
- a CDS encoding tyrosine-protein phosphatase, which yields MYSNLLPITTAINPRELGGLTGFNNRKIQMHRLLRTGDLSKMSSKDRQFLKDYGVVKIIDLRSKAESISHPDPQIDGVQNISLPLSSEEGTLGGENNLKQESKLYNENPHAAFKMMRDHYRDHAIAAHDQETVRQVLKILSETDEGAVIFHCTEGKDRTGFVALFVLYILGVDLELIRQDYLASNEILTEYRAVRDKKFQEAGKSLTFRANMRVLSSASDSLFDTVLLTIEKEYGDLETYLRNALNVTPELENKLRELYLER from the coding sequence ATGTACTCAAATCTATTACCAATCACAACAGCCATTAATCCGCGTGAACTAGGGGGATTAACTGGTTTTAATAATCGTAAAATACAGATGCATCGTCTGCTTAGAACCGGTGATCTTAGTAAAATGTCGTCAAAAGACAGGCAATTTCTAAAGGATTACGGTGTTGTTAAAATTATTGACCTACGTTCAAAAGCAGAAAGTATTTCGCATCCTGATCCTCAAATTGACGGCGTTCAAAATATTTCTCTGCCTCTTTCCAGTGAAGAAGGAACATTAGGAGGAGAAAACAACTTAAAACAAGAATCAAAATTATATAATGAAAATCCACATGCTGCATTTAAAATGATGCGTGATCATTATAGAGATCATGCTATTGCAGCACATGATCAAGAAACTGTTCGTCAAGTATTGAAAATATTGTCTGAAACTGATGAAGGAGCAGTTATTTTTCACTGTACTGAGGGAAAAGATCGGACCGGATTTGTTGCCTTATTTGTTTTATATATTTTAGGCGTTGACTTAGAATTAATACGACAGGATTATCTAGCGTCGAATGAGATTTTGACTGAATATCGTGCAGTCAGAGATAAGAAATTTCAAGAAGCTGGTAAAAGTTTAACTTTTAGAGCTAACATGAGAGTTTTAAGTTCAGCATCTGATTCACTTTTTGACACAGTTCTTTTAACTATTGAAAAAGAATATGGAGATCTCGAAACATATTTAAGGAATGCTCTAAATGTAACTCCTGAATTAGAAAATAAATTACGCGAACTTTATTTGGAAAGATGA
- a CDS encoding DUF2785 domain-containing protein: MDIEKFKIKLEDPKATYSDEEVEWLLDNIGNPESKIRDNLVCNSFGSSFFEGKFTFDQVKYLIDQLQKKNLLYYRINEKKVATLTRSFTCLLWDLIIRTNNDKHSRYYQVLNKNEEQQVFEDLINYLANEHDFTGFSKKYGWVHAIAHCSDALADSILCDNFDQKMVNAFLLAVKEMLNKVDRRFIDGEEYRLADVFVNGIKENKINSYSFINWIKSFAFNPYSDELLEYYRFNNLKSLLQVIYVKLNSISLLDPNVKEIIEKKFNSKY; encoded by the coding sequence ATGGATATAGAAAAATTTAAGATAAAACTTGAAGATCCAAAGGCAACATATTCTGACGAAGAGGTAGAGTGGCTACTTGATAATATCGGAAATCCTGAAAGCAAAATTCGTGATAATTTAGTTTGTAATAGTTTTGGAAGTTCATTTTTCGAAGGAAAATTTACTTTTGACCAAGTTAAATATTTGATTGATCAACTTCAGAAGAAAAATCTTCTATATTATCGAATTAACGAAAAGAAAGTGGCAACGTTAACTAGATCTTTTACATGCTTATTATGGGATTTAATTATTCGAACAAATAATGATAAACATTCTCGTTATTATCAGGTTTTAAATAAGAATGAAGAGCAACAAGTATTTGAAGATTTAATCAATTATTTGGCTAATGAGCATGATTTTACTGGTTTTTCAAAAAAATATGGTTGGGTGCATGCAATAGCACATTGTTCAGATGCATTAGCAGATAGCATACTTTGTGATAATTTTGATCAAAAAATGGTAAATGCTTTTTTATTAGCGGTTAAAGAAATGTTGAATAAAGTCGATAGACGTTTTATTGACGGGGAAGAATATCGTTTAGCTGATGTATTTGTAAATGGTATTAAAGAAAATAAAATTAACTCTTATAGTTTTATTAATTGGATAAAATCATTTGCTTTTAATCCTTATTCAGATGAACTTTTAGAATACTATCGATTTAATAATCTGAAGTCGTTGTTGCAAGTTATATATGTAAAATTAAATTCTATTTCACTGCTTGATCCTAATGTAAAAGAAATAATAGAGAAAAAATTCAATAGTAAATATTAA